The nucleotide window CTCTGTATTTTTTTTCTCTGTTGGCCGTTGACTTTTCTTGCCTGCATCGCCCACCGCTTCTCTTCTCGAGGCCTCACCCATGAGTCTCTAGCCTCACTGGCTCCTCCCTGGCACTACGGCGTCTCTCCAGCGTCGGCCAGTCTCGCAGATTTAATCTCACGCGTCGCACAATGGCAGCTGTCCTCACCTCCGAGTACAGCAATCATTTcatctcctcgtcgatgcgcCGCTCACAGTCCCAGTCGAACCTggtcgccgcgccggcctcgtaTCGTCAGCCAAACCCCAACATCCACAGCCAGTATGCGATGCCCTCCAAGTCGTACGCTGAATCCGACCACTCCTCcgctccgtcgtcaccgcccccGGTCATTCAGGCTGAATCCACCGATATCTCCTTCTCCTCAACACCAGCCAGCAACCTCTCCATAGCCTCCGAGTATGACGAGGCTCTCGCCTTCGACGAAACATCTGATGACCACTTTAACCCGCCCCTCTTATCCCAAGACAAGTTCTTCCTGCCGCCGACTATACAACACGACGATAACCTCGAGCCGCCTCCGAGTCCCAAGACCGGGGACTCGTATACGGTGTCTCCGGCAGAGCCCGACACCTCGGGAGTAGCCTCGGGTCCCGACACGCCCGAGTGCCCGGAACATGCCGAGGATGACAGTGCCGTCTCAAGTAAACCTTCGCGACAGGTGGACTACCTATCTCACGagtggaaggaggaggacatATGGTCTTCGTGGCGGTACATAATATCAAAACGAGATGAGTTTCCCAACAGCAAGCGCTTGGAGAATGCCTCTTGGAGGACGTGGATGAAGGCCAAGAATAAGCTGAAGACGATTTCGCCCGAGGAGCTAAATTGGTGAGTCCTTGACCGTTGCACGAGCTGCGTGACCATGCCACTGACTTGATTGATAGGCTCAAGGATTGCGACGTCACATGGCTCTATGGGCCCCTGCAATCTGGATCAAACCGCCTAAACCCGACTCAGACAGAGCCATCGAGCTCGACCCTATCTAAGTCGGAGTCTCTGGTTAACCTCAACAAAAAGCCTATCCTCAAGAAGCGGAGCATGTCGGAGCTCATGCTACAGAGGTCCATCACGGCTGCATCACTCCTCAAGCAGGCCACGGCTGCAGTTCAGGCTCAGGAAACAAGGAAAAGCGCACTGCGGCCCAACATATCGCGCGCCAACACGGATTGCTACGTCACCTATCCTTTGTCCACGAGAAGGCTGAGCCAGGGAAACAACAGCTCCGTGGCCCAGTCAACTGACTCGTCTGGGATGTCTTCCCCGTTCCCTGAGCGGAAGCATATTCATTTCAATGAGCAGGTGGAACAAtgcatcgccgtcgaggtcaagggcgacgaggatgacgatgttGACATGGATCGTTACGACGAAGGCAGCGACtcggacgatggcggcgtcatgATGAAGCGTGTCAAGGCTAAGAAGCGAGGCCCGTCATCGAAGAGGAAAACGAAGAAGGTCGTTCAGCCAGAAGGGAAGACCATTGCCAAGCTaccctcgacgacgctcaaGTATCGGGAGGACACTCCAGAGCTGGACAGTGCCATGAAGCACAGCACTGGAGTCTACCGCAGTCCCATActctcgccgtcttcctctcAGGAGACCCTACGGCCCACCAAGCAACCCTCCGACTTCTActttggcgaggaggatgacgacatGGAAGATGCTCCTGACGCCAGTGCATTCGGTTGGCGATCACCTCCCGGCAACGGTTTATCCCGGTCCACGTCCACGGGGAGCCTGTGCGACGAGCCAGTTGGGATGCGCCGGACGCCCTCTGGCATGTTCATGCCGTGCGAGGAAGGAGATCCATCTGCCGGAGACGGCATTTTGGGTCGTGTCATCGACACTGTCAATACGGCACGAGACATTGCGCATGTCATCTGGAATGTCGGCTGGAGGAAGTAACCTTGCCAACGAGGGGAACCTACGCCAGCTTGCCTGCAGAACAGCAATGTATCACCCGCGTCGTGCTACGTCGTACAAGATCATATGTGCGCCCGACGTGTTACTACCTACCTGGAGGGACAGCGTGCCATTATGCATGGTCGGTGCGGCGGAGCGACCTTGATCGCCAGCCTTGCCTGCCAACGCGGGGCTCACCAGtgcagtacagtatactgtacaccTGGCTATCCTGCAATCCCAGGTGCTACAAGACCTCTTACACCGCCACAAGGGGCTCAAGTCCCCGGCCTCGGGCGCGCCAATGAGCCGGTACGGGCGGGACGAGGCACATGAACCGGCCGCACACGTCGGGGTGCAGGTGTTCCCAGATTCCGCCGGGGGGGTGGATTGACTCCAACAAGGGAAGTCACGAGGTCTGCTGACCTTGCCTgcatgggggaggggagggttcCTGGTCACGTCTCAGACGTGCTCGAGTCCACATCTGGACAGCGCGCGCGACCTCGCATATTTTAACGGCCTCACGACTTTCTGCTTTTTCTGTTCATACTGTATATTGCCTTTTTGAAGGCTTGTCTTTTATGCAGAGCATTGCGGGTGGTTTGTGTATTTTGTTCTTGTTGTTTTCAACTCTTTGAATACTTACAGCATGGGGCGGCAGAGGAAATCCGGTACAGCGGCGGATCGAAAGatacgtactactactacgactcTGCGGGGGGAGGATTGGTAGCgtgggaggcgagggcgacgagtAGGAGGGGCTGTATCTTGCGAGCACGGTTGGGCGTTCCTGGCGGGATCTGATgaggacggggcgggcggctgtttcccctcccccgttcGACGGCATCGCACGTCTTTTTTCGCGTTTGTTGTTTTGGGCCTGCGTTATCTGTATCCTCCTGTTTCTGCTGTTTGTTTGGGAAGGAAAAGTTGTCCGAGCCGGCTTGCTATACTATCTTGGGGTTTTTTTTCGTTTCCTTGTTTGCTCCGAGGGCATGCATGGCCGGGGCGAAGGTTCGGGAACCGGGGGGACAGCAGGCCTCCGATGCACGCATGGGCGCTCACTCAGTCAGGCAGAGTATCCATTCGTACTACAtggcgcgtcgcggcggggagggTGGCGAACACAACATCACGAGGTGATACAGAAAAAAGACAAAAGGCAATGACATACagtacacacacacacacacatggcATACGGGCAGTGCGGTTCAATGAGAGCAATGACGTGATGTACACGCGCTGAATGACCGAGGTAGGGGGCATTTGCGGTGAGGGGGGTTTCGATTCTATCAACGCTTCCTGCTGTTTGTACGCGCAATCCCCCGAGACACAGGCTCACCGTCTCGATGTCGTGCCTGCGACCGCCACCCTCCTCAGCGGGATCGCTCGCGCTACCACACTTTGTAGAGGTATACCCCGATGACACGACGGGTCCGTTCAGCCTCGATCGATACTGTACAGTCCTGTACGGGGTGCAGCACCGAGGGAACACCCCCGTACTCGTACTCGTCACAGCGTGGCTTGGCTGGGTGCAGTCGACGAGACACGGCGGGGCAGACTGGCGTGGACCCCTATGACGCGGGCATGCACACACAAAccccccttgccccccccccccttcgatTCCGCTTCTTGTGGCGGCCAAACGGCGGCCTGGCGAGAATTTGTTGGGGCTCCCCAAcagggccgtcgtcgtcgtgggatGCCCTGGTCAGGCGGCCGCTGGATGGGGAAGAGTCTGGGGTAACGAAAATGCGGGGGAGCGAATCAGATggggggcgcgcgcatgAAGCCCGCCGGTGGTCCGTTTCCCCCATCGTGGGTCGACGCTCGACGGCTCTCCACCAAAGCCAGCCAACCTTGTGACCACGATGCGCCCAGCCCTGTCGTCAGCGTGGGCCTCGGCTGGTGCGTAACCGACCGGCGCTCAGGCTGATGGTTGCGTCTGTGACGGCTGCCTACCACCAATGTCACCCCCACCGAGGTATCGCGTGGCCCGGACGAGGATCTGCCGCGAGTGCAcgttgacgtcgacgagctccacCTCAAACTCGTCGCCCACTTTCACGTCCTTGACGAGGCACAAGCCGTCCAGCCCGGCAATGTCCAGCACCGCGGGGAGGTCGAACATGTCGAGCCGACCAACGAGGCCCTGTCGCCAACGGGTGCCAACGCTAAACTTCAAGGTTCGCGGTGCCGTGCCTTCGAACCGCCAGGCTCTAACCAAGGCAATGAGGACCCAGTCCAGAGAGCCCCGGGCCAttgccctcgccatcctctcACGCACTTGCAGAAGTGGCAAGGTATTTGCCAGCTTCGCACTTGTAAATGGTAAAATCTTTCCAATGTCGTCCACGGCCGGATCCATCGCACGCTGCAGCTGTCGTTCATGGGCCAGGGCTGCGTGTATCTGCcagtggacgacgaggtccgAGAAGCGCCTAAGCGGGGACGTGGCCTTCGCGTACATGTCTAGACCAAGCAAGAAGTACGGGCCTGGCTGTGATGAAAGCTCGATACCCCCTGTCAGCTTAAACAgctcctgccgctgcccaggAGTCGGCTCGATGCCCTTGTGAATGAGGGGGTATATCTCCCTTGTTGCGTAATCAAAGGCTGTGGCAAAATTCTGGGCCGTCTTGACGTCCCGACGATATGGAACTGGAATGCCGCGAGCCGAGCACCACCGCGCAGCGATGTGTCCAGCTAGCACCATCGAATTTGCCACGACGGAACAGCCATTGGATTCCCCTTGCCCAACTTCGATGTATGGATCCGCAGGGAGCCTTGTCGTCTCCTCTGTTGAATTACCGTCCGGGAAGTCGTTGTTGAACGCCACAGAGACTGTAGGTCTGGGGAAGAAATACGGCCACGCCCCTTTGAGTAGCCGCTTTTGCTTAatcgcctcggccagccgaTACAAGGTCAGAAGATCATTTTGTTCGGCGGTATCTAGGTCCCCAGTCGCCGTGATGGAGCGTGTGGGGAGGACCTCTCCATGGGCCGGAGGCGTTCCCACTGACAGATGATAGCCATGGAACGGTGGAGAAGGAGGTTCGTCGCAGAACAACGACACGTCCTTGGGATCCAAGTATTTGACCTGGTCGAGCACGCTGGGCTCGATTCTCTGGTCCAGAATGTCGCCAGCCTCGTTGACCCTGGCACTGAACGTGAGAGCCGGTGCCCCAGAGCGAAGTGAGAATCTTGTAGTGAGGCCCTCGGATCTGTAGTCCTTGGAGTCTTCCTCGCCAAGCTCTGAAGGTATCATGGCTTGAAAATGCCCCGGGAGATAGATATTCTCAGGGATGAGCTCCATGAACTTACAGAGCTCCGAATTTGGAGCAATGGCGGACGCAGGGTCCGCTGCATGAACATGTATCCAGTATTCATCCGCCTTGTCGGTATACTCCAAAGAAACGCCGTCGTCTATGAGGACTGTGGATGGGGCGTCGATGCAGAAAATGGTGGCGCCAGatctccgcctcctcgcgtCTGCTGCAATATCGAGCCGCATCGACTGTTCAAGGTCTTTCGGCTGGTCACGCACGAGACCCCCGCCCCTGTCTATTGTGACATGAGGGAACCGTACTCTGTAGCGCGAAAGAATTTCCCAAGGGGCGATAATCCCACTCTCCTGAAGAAAAGTCCAAGCAGTGCTTTGGTCGAGGGGCACGTCCTGGTAAAGACCCAGCGCCCGCAGGATGAGCGCGCCATAAGAGTGATAGCGGGAGCCCGCGTCAAACACGTTGTAGCTTGCCCACCATTCTAAGAAGGTAATGACGTCCTTGCTTGGCGGACTCCATTCCACTTTGGGCAGATCTGAAGCAGACGACGGCTTTAGAATGCCGTGAGGCGTCCATTCTCGATGTTGACGATTGCGCGAGACGACCTCTCGCGCCTGCAGGACAAATCGGCCGAGCGTGGTTTCCTCCAGCTCAGCCGGATAAAGAGGCCTCGAGTGCTTCATGCTGGCTTCGGTGTATTCGCgcaccatcatggccactCCGTCGATGATGCTAGTGAAGTTTTGCGGAAACACCTCAAATAGATGATCACGACGGTGGCAGTCGGTGGAGGGGCCTAGGGGGACAAACCCCGCCTCGTTGCGATATACGGCGGTATGCACAGCGTACAGCGCGGTAGCGtggaagccgtcgtcgcccttgagATTCGCTGGTAGGAGAGCGTCTGCAATCTCGAATAGGCTGAGATACTGAATGCTGCGGGAGTTGGACAGCAGCGTGCGGGCACCTTCCAGCTTCGCAAGATTCGCTTGATATATCAACTCTGATTTTCTGAGAAAGTCATGCATCCTATTGATCAAGACAATGCCGTCTTCTCGGGACGGGCCACTATCCAGTCGTCGCAGCTCGTCAAAGTCCTCTGGTGTCGCGCCGCTCCGGATCTTGGCAAGCACCGCATCCAATTCTGAGGGCGTCGCAAAATTGGACACTGCGAACAATGACGTGAAGCCCGTGCTAGTGATCCATTTGCCATTGACGGCGTAGAAGTGATTGCGATTGCCGAAGAAGCCAAGATATACAGCGAAAATGGGCATTCTCGAGCCGCTCTGACTGTTTACGGGATGCGGGATCAGCCATCAGGAATGCATTCAACGAAAGAAAACGGCTAGACCGTACCTGAGCTCCACAAGATCACCTGGTTCTCTTGAATCGACTGCTACTGCCAGCTCAGAGTCTTCCTGGTCTCgttcgccgcccacgccgtctGGCGAGCTCGAATCAGCCGGTTTGAGCTGATCCAGAGCCGACGACCCAGTCGATTCAGCTCGACTGAGGCTGTTGGAAATGGTCCCATACATGAAGATGTCTGGGGGCAAGGTGAGAGCGTGTTGCTGGCCTTGCTCAGCTGCCCACTGCTGTAGGCGTTCGCGAATAGGTACTTTTCGCTCGCGGTCGGCCGTAGAACTCTTGTCTGACGGAGCCTTGGGTATGTTTATACGCCCCGAGGGAGGCACGTTCTGCGTACTCGCCCATTTCTGCCGACAAAGGGCTAACGTCAGCGGATGCCCATACCGAGAGCCAGAGATGGGGAGGTGGAGGGGCCAGACTCTATATGTCGCGACAAATATCAACTTTGGCGTCTCGgatgggcgcggcgcccttgGACTGCTCAGTCGACGAGCGAGACATTGCCGACAAATAAAGGGCCGTCCAGAGGCGTGAATCATGGCGAAgttggctgcggctgcctTGGAATCGACAAGTCGCAAGCAGGCCCATGAGAAAAGTCGTCGCGCGTCACCAGGTGCcaggtttttttttttgggggggggggtggagCAGTCGCAGGTCGCGCTGTCACATGACCGCACTTGCAGGAGGTACGAACTTATACAAGATACGTCGAGCGTCGCTACTACCTGATCCGTGGAataggtactaaggtattCCGTACGAGCACCACAGCCAGTACCCAAGTAGTCCTAACACCTTCCTTGTACATCCTCCCATTGTCGTGTCATTCCCAACTTCATCTCGAATCGCACTGCACAGCACTTAACGGAACGAATCTAAGCTGCCATCTACAGTACGGTCGAATTATCGTAGTGCTGTATGTACCGCGGACGTGGACTACTGTGTTCGAAGGCGCCCGGGCAGTCATTGCGTGCGGCCTTGCCACGTCGATGCAACGAACCAACGAGGCCAATCGGCGACTAGGGCAATCATTTCATCGCGAGCAGCCGACGCAGCTGGAGTGGCTGACTGACGAAATACGAGAGGCAAGCCAAGTGGAACATGACGATTCGTAGGCTCGAATGGACGCTCCGAGCAGCGTCTGGAGGGTGAAGGTAGGCTAGGACCAACAGCAAGCGACGCGGGGAGAAGGCCATGGTCAGGTGCACAAAGCTCGGTTGGGCTCAGGATCTGCACAGACGGAACTGGCTCCTGGACGATCACCGCCGATTCGAATCGTGAACGATCGATTGCTCAACATGCACGTCGAGTCTTGAGTCTTGACGGTCACAACGCGAAGCGGCAGCCGCTGCAGAGATGCCAAGTACCGGCGGCTGCTCGTGGGCACGGGTCGGTGGCGCCCGTCATTTAGATCTCATCCAGAAGAGCAAGCAGACGGGCATTGCAGATGAGCATGCAGATGAGCCGGGTTTCTTTTATTAGCAGTGGGCTAGTTACCTGGGAACACGTTCGCAAATGGAGGTGAGGCTCGGACGGGCGATCAGGTTTGGACAGTGTCCCGAGTAAGCAgcgcccctcctcttccggCTTGTCTGGCACGTcggccgctgcgcctcgacTGGCCCTTGCTGCGTTGTCGACAGCCAAGACAAGAGAGGGAGGGTCccggccgtggcgaggaGCAGGGTACCTAACAATCAATTAGGAAGTACTACCAGCCGTTCGGAATCTTGAGCACCCGCCCGGACAACGGGTACGGAGAGAAACAAACAACCCGCACTGATCGGATGCCGGCTCGTGGTGCCCGATTGATTGGCGCACGCACACATGTACGGTAACTACTAACTACTGTCCGGAACCGAGAGTGCAAACGCCTGGAAGCCTTGGGCTGCTGGGAGCTGCGATGCGGACGATTTGATGAGAGGATGAGGAACGGCAAATGTGGGTGGCTTTCGGGGGGGCTGAAGACATGGggcctggccgccatggtcgcACCAATGGCCCAATATGGTCAAGACCAGGAACAGACAGATGCAGGTACTGACTGAGCAGGGAGCGGAAGAATAGTTAGCTCAGGCCCACCCCGGGCAGCGTGGGCCagagaaaaggggggggacaAAGCCTTGTTGGATGATTCACCCTGACTCCCTGGAAGCAACGgaactgactgactgacggacGGACTGGCTGACTGGACAGGGTAGTCAGCAgtaccagcagcaacatgatCCACGACAGGACGGCGGGAAAGTGGAATGACTCTGGATCAGGCTCGCCAAGGAAGCAAGgggcgacagcggcggcaacgacgacgacgcaagcacggtgggtggtggtgagtgggcgggcgcccgaTTTCATCTCATCTCCCGGCAAGCGTCTTGTTCATCATCGGTCGGCGGGCCCAGTCGGGCTGCgcagcaccgcaccgcaccgcaccgcaccgcacagcacagcacagcgcagcatcgcggccgacgggcgggcgggcgccatTTCATTTCACGTCTAGGGCCACTGTCACCACTCATCTGGCGCAACGGGCcaaggcgacggcagccCAGGACGGAGCCAACGACCCCCTTTGGCCAGACCATGGAAATTACCTAACCTCTGGAGGCTCCACACGCCCCTATTCGCGGTCAGCACTTCAACCGGAGCgcgagagggagagggagccagcgcggcggtggtgacggtggcccatccatccatccctaCCTACTTctggccgggcgggcgcgcgtgtgtgttCTCGTTGGCGCCCAGGGGGTCAAccggcctcctcccccccctttgctGTGGTTGctcggaggaggagggggaggcaGGCATCTGgtcgatgcagcagcagaggcggTCAGTcagtggaggaggacgggcgcGAAGATGagctactgctgctgctgctgccgctgctcctcgccgtcgtggcgggcCAAGGGTTTTTTCTTTGGGCACGATGGCACCCTCGAGGCACCACCCTTgttcgcccccccccccccctgtcgGCTTGGCTTCCCCAGACCCGGAACAGCCAAGATGAACGCCTCGTCTGCAGCAATAATAACTGCCCTCCCCGTCGGCGCGCCCGCTCGTCCGTTCTGcttccccttccttccctccTTCTCCCCACGAACCGTCCATGCCGACGTCGTAACAGAAAGCCGCTCTCGGAACCGCTTTCGTCCTCTCGTTCACTTCCGCGCAACCAACTTACCGCTTCACTCTTTCAGCGGGcattctttttttttcttgttttACGACTCCACTGCTACTACTATCCATCACGATGAAGGGTGTgtttgctgccgccgccctagcggccatggcgggcagcgtCAGCGCTGGTGGTCACCACCGTCATGCTCACGAGGCCCTCTTCGCCAAGAGGGCCAACGACACGGCCGAAGTCTGCGTCCCCGGCTGCACCACCATCTGGAAGACGATTACCGGCGAGCCTACCCGTACGTACTACACCTCGTCT belongs to Purpureocillium takamizusanense chromosome 1, complete sequence and includes:
- the MSU1 gene encoding Exoribonuclease II (COG:J~BUSCO:EOG09260JNY~EggNog:ENOG503NXKZ); the protein is MIHASGRPFICRQCLARRLSSPRAPRPSETPKLIFVATYRKWASTQNVPPSGRINIPKAPSDKSSTADRERKVPIRERLQQWAAEQGQQHALTLPPDIFMYGTISNSLSRAESTGSSALDQLKPADSSSPDGVGGERDQEDSELAVAVDSREPGDLVELSQSGSRMPIFAVYLGFFGNRNHFYAVNGKWITSTGFTSLFAVSNFATPSELDAVLAKIRSGATPEDFDELRRLDSGPSREDGIVLINRMHDFLRKSELIYQANLAKLEGARTLLSNSRSIQYLSLFEIADALLPANLKGDDGFHATALYAVHTAVYRNEAGFVPLGPSTDCHRRDHLFEVFPQNFTSIIDGVAMMVREYTEASMKHSRPLYPAELEETTLGRFVLQAREVVSRNRQHREWTPHGILKPSSASDLPKVEWSPPSKDVITFLEWWASYNVFDAGSRYHSYGALILRALGLYQDVPLDQSTAWTFLQESGIIAPWEILSRYRVRFPHVTIDRGGGLVRDQPKDLEQSMRLDIAADARRRRSGATIFCIDAPSTVLIDDGVSLEYTDKADEYWIHVHAADPASAIAPNSELCKFMELIPENIYLPGHFQAMIPSELGEEDSKDYRSEGLTTRFSLRSGAPALTFSARVNEAGDILDQRIEPSVLDQVKYLDPKDVSLFCDEPPSPPFHGYHLSVGTPPAHGEVLPTRSITATGDLDTAEQNDLLTLYRLAEAIKQKRLLKGAWPYFFPRPTVSVAFNNDFPDGNSTEETTRLPADPYIEVGQGESNGCSVVANSMVLAGHIAARWCSARGIPVPYRRDVKTAQNFATAFDYATREIYPLIHKGIEPTPGQRQELFKLTGGIELSSQPGPYFLLGLDMYAKATSPLRRFSDLVVHWQIHAALAHERQLQRAMDPAVDDIGKILPFTSAKLANTLPLLQVRERMARAMARGSLDWVLIALVRAWRFEGTAPRTLKFSVGTRWRQGLVGRLDMFDLPAVLDIAGLDGLCLVKDVKVGDEFEVELVDVNVHSRQILVRATRYLGGGDIGGRQPSQTQPSA
- the REG1_1 gene encoding protein phosphatase regulator (COG:S~EggNog:ENOG503NXI0), which translates into the protein MAAVLTSEYSNHFISSSMRRSQSQSNLVAAPASYRQPNPNIHSQYAMPSKSYAESDHSSAPSSPPPVIQAESTDISFSSTPASNLSIASEYDEALAFDETSDDHFNPPLLSQDKFFLPPTIQHDDNLEPPPSPKTGDSYTVSPAEPDTSGVASGPDTPECPEHAEDDSAVSSKPSRQVDYLSHEWKEEDIWSSWRYIISKRDEFPNSKRLENASWRTWMKAKNKLKTISPEELNWLKDCDVTWLYGPLQSGSNRLNPTQTEPSSSTLSKSESLVNLNKKPILKKRSMSELMLQRSITAASLLKQATAAVQAQETRKSALRPNISRANTDCYVTYPLSTRRLSQGNNSSVAQSTDSSGMSSPFPERKHIHFNEQVEQCIAVEVKGDEDDDVDMDRYDEGSDSDDGGVMMKRVKAKKRGPSSKRKTKKVVQPEGKTIAKLPSTTLKYREDTPELDSAMKHSTGVYRSPILSPSSSQETLRPTKQPSDFYFGEEDDDMEDAPDASAFGWRSPPGNGLSRSTSTGSLCDEPVGMRRTPSGMFMPCEEGDPSAGDGILGRVIDTVNTARDIAHVIWNVGWRK